The following are encoded together in the Deinococcus sp. KNUC1210 genome:
- a CDS encoding MFS transporter, which translates to MSTRPPALLPTLVPEELLMRAGAMLTLGVNVASTAGPLLAGWVAGHLSLPAVFFLNVASFTGVIVILARHAKDPDASHAPSKLSPWAAMLEGLAVVRKDVLLRSALLSYGALLVFGPSPSFILPLFGQKILGLHQGQLGTLFAAVGVGTILGALGGVASRGEGREGRFFTVGLTVWAAALGAFAWSGMLWWALVALTILGAARSVVGTSATAIFQRHAPEEQRGRVMSLNTLIPNGGRPIGDALLALLAVWLPLTLLITGCTAAVGLTGWGLSRNLHPPDVAEDSLATPNRTE; encoded by the coding sequence GTGTCGACGCGCCCGCCCGCGCTGCTTCCGACCCTGGTTCCGGAGGAACTGCTGATGCGCGCCGGGGCCATGCTGACCCTGGGCGTGAACGTGGCGTCCACCGCCGGCCCGCTCCTGGCCGGCTGGGTGGCCGGTCACCTCAGTCTGCCCGCCGTGTTCTTCCTGAACGTCGCCAGCTTCACCGGAGTGATCGTTATCCTGGCCCGGCACGCAAAGGATCCGGACGCCTCACATGCTCCTTCGAAGTTGTCTCCGTGGGCCGCCATGCTCGAAGGGCTGGCGGTCGTCCGGAAAGACGTCCTGCTGCGCAGCGCCCTGCTGAGCTACGGAGCACTGCTGGTGTTCGGCCCGTCGCCGTCGTTCATCCTGCCGCTCTTCGGTCAGAAGATCCTCGGGCTTCACCAGGGGCAACTGGGGACGCTCTTCGCGGCGGTGGGCGTCGGCACCATCCTCGGTGCGCTCGGCGGCGTGGCGTCCCGAGGCGAGGGGCGGGAGGGCCGCTTCTTCACCGTGGGCCTGACCGTCTGGGCCGCCGCGCTCGGGGCGTTCGCCTGGAGTGGCATGCTGTGGTGGGCTCTCGTTGCTCTGACCATCCTGGGGGCAGCGCGCAGCGTGGTGGGTACCTCCGCGACCGCTATCTTCCAGCGGCACGCCCCGGAGGAGCAGCGGGGCCGGGTGATGAGCCTCAACACACTGATCCCGAACGGTGGGCGACCCATCGGCGACGCGCTGCTGGCCCTGCTGGCCGTCTGGCTGCCCCTGACGCTGCTGATCACTGGATGTACCGCCGCCGTGGGCCTGACCGGATGGGGCCTGAGCAGAAATCTGCATCCTCCGGACGTGGCGGAGGACAGCCTGGCCACGCCGAACCGCACTGAATAA
- a CDS encoding helix-turn-helix transcriptional regulator has translation MQHHPLPFPADALDVERVTEVFKALSDPTRLQLMVLLMRGETKVSTLVDHLQQPQSTVSRHLTLLRTAHLVQTRREATSVYYRLADSHVAELLTQAFSHAQHERLGLPDHAAHDATIGRVH, from the coding sequence ATGCAACACCACCCGCTTCCTTTCCCGGCTGACGCCCTCGACGTCGAGCGGGTCACCGAGGTCTTCAAGGCCCTGAGCGACCCCACCCGGCTGCAGCTGATGGTGCTCCTGATGCGGGGAGAAACCAAGGTCTCGACCCTGGTCGACCACCTGCAGCAGCCGCAGAGCACCGTCAGCCGACACCTTACCCTGCTGCGCACCGCCCACCTGGTACAGACCCGCCGCGAAGCCACCAGCGTGTACTACCGCCTGGCGGACAGCCATGTGGCCGAGCTGCTGACCCAGGCCTTCAGCCACGCCCAACATGAACGGCTCGGCCTCCCCGATCACGCGGCGCATGACGCCACCATCGGACGTGTCCATTGA
- a CDS encoding MFS transporter, which translates to MTTSPVPHLRQHPAFRSWWLALGVSNIGTWMQVIGLSLLALRLPGSGALNLGTVSLVQAIAFGVFSLGGGVITDRFPPAEFCSSPSRWAYCWR; encoded by the coding sequence GTGACCACCTCGCCGGTTCCTCACCTGCGGCAGCACCCGGCCTTCCGCTCCTGGTGGCTGGCCCTGGGCGTGTCCAACATCGGCACCTGGATGCAGGTGATCGGCCTCAGCCTGCTCGCCCTGCGCCTGCCTGGATCAGGGGCACTGAACCTGGGCACCGTCTCGCTGGTGCAGGCCATCGCCTTCGGCGTGTTCTCCCTCGGCGGCGGGGTGATCACCGACCGCTTTCCCCCCGCCGAGTTCTGCTCGTCACCCAGCCGCTGGGCCTACTGTTGGCGCTGA